The Acidobacteriota bacterium genome includes the window AGGGGTGGTTCCGCCGAGCTGTGGGGGGCACCGGGCTATGGCTGCGGGACCTGTTGCGGGCGCTGCTGGTGGCGGTGCTGCTGGCGCTTTTTGTGCGCGTCTGGGTGCTGCAGGTCTTCGAGATCCCTACCGCCTCCATGGAGCCGGCTCTGCTGCGCGGGGATCACGTGCTGGTCAACCGCTTCATTTTCGGCCTGGGCGCTTCCGATGCTCCCGACTGGTTGCCCATGCGCCCACCGGAGCGGGGGGACGTGGTGGTCTTTCGCTTCCCGCCGGACCCGTCCCGCAACTATGTCAAGCGCGCCCTGGGGCTCCCCGGGGACGTGGTGGAGATCGTCGACAAGGAATTGCGGCTGGAAGGCGAGCCCTTGGACGAGGCGGCCTATGCGACCCATATCGATCCTCGAGTCTACAAGCGCTCCCTCTTCCTCCACGACGGATACCGCAAACGCGACAACTTTGGTCCGGTAGTGGTTCCGCCGCGGCATTATTTCGTCCTCGGTGACAACCGGGACGACTCCTATGATTCGCGTTTCTGGGGGCAGGTCTCGCGGCGTCTGCTCAAGGGGCGAGTGCTCTTGGTGCTGTGGTCGTTGGAGCCGCGCTCGCCAGCGCCGCCGCTGCCCCAGGGGGTAGCGCCGGATGGAGGCCTGCCGCCGCGAGAGGGGCCGCCGCCAGTGGGGCCGCCGCCAGTGCCGCCGCCGCCGGCAGCGCTGGAT containing:
- the lepB gene encoding signal peptidase I, whose product is MAEGWFRRAVGGTGLWLRDLLRALLVAVLLALFVRVWVLQVFEIPTASMEPALLRGDHVLVNRFIFGLGASDAPDWLPMRPPERGDVVVFRFPPDPSRNYVKRALGLPGDVVEIVDKELRLEGEPLDEAAYATHIDPRVYKRSLFLHDGYRKRDNFGPVVVPPRHYFVLGDNRDDSYDSRFWGQVSRRLLKGRVLLVLWSLEPRSPAPPLPQGVAPDGGLPPREGPPPVGPPPVPPPPAALDSPPPDPPPTLVQDLRQRIRWLRILRPVR